The Patescibacteria group bacterium genome window below encodes:
- a CDS encoding glycosyltransferase family protein produces MARIIYGVAGQGFGHSARSHEVISHLIKQGHKVLVLTYGQALAIMKKDFDIIEIPGLGLHYDENILKYGTTVYENAYKIFSGGKKWTKLFKKTKEFKPQIVITDFEPISAGLAHLQRLPLISFNNQHQMTNTEIKIPTKYKKDLLAAKVITKSFVWGAKAYLITSFFKTKITKKQTFLFPPVVRERVRKMKPLDKNFILVYQTDSFDYIIPELEKMTKYNFKIFSKRPKYLKEKNIEYFPHDPEKFLHALKDCQAVIATAGLSLISEALWLNKPYFALPIDHQVEQVINGIYLKRLKLGDYSMKFKARQGEKFLKNLKTYKTNLKKIKKEPPYKLLAKFDELINEIEEKKK; encoded by the coding sequence ATGGCTCGTATAATTTACGGAGTTGCCGGACAAGGCTTTGGGCATTCTGCTAGAAGTCATGAGGTAATATCTCATTTAATAAAACAAGGTCATAAGGTTTTAGTTCTAACCTACGGACAAGCCTTAGCTATTATGAAAAAAGATTTCGATATTATAGAAATACCGGGACTTGGTTTGCATTATGATGAAAATATCTTAAAGTACGGAACCACTGTTTATGAGAATGCTTATAAAATATTCAGTGGAGGTAAGAAGTGGACCAAGCTTTTTAAAAAAACCAAAGAATTCAAACCGCAAATAGTTATCACCGATTTTGAACCAATCTCCGCCGGACTAGCTCACCTACAAAGACTACCTCTAATCTCTTTCAATAACCAACACCAAATGACCAATACCGAGATAAAGATACCGACTAAGTATAAAAAAGATTTATTAGCAGCTAAGGTGATAACCAAATCTTTTGTTTGGGGAGCTAAAGCGTATTTGATTACCTCATTTTTTAAAACCAAAATAACCAAAAAACAAACCTTTCTTTTTCCACCGGTGGTTAGAGAAAGGGTCAGAAAAATGAAACCGCTTGATAAAAACTTTATTCTGGTTTACCAGACAGACAGTTTTGATTACATTATTCCCGAGTTAGAGAAAATGACCAAATATAATTTTAAGATTTTCAGTAAAAGACCAAAATATCTTAAAGAAAAAAATATAGAATATTTTCCTCATGATCCTGAAAAATTTCTACACGCCCTTAAAGACTGCCAAGCAGTTATTGCCACTGCCGGCTTAAGTCTTATCTCTGAAGCGCTCTGGCTTAATAAGCCTTACTTTGCCCTACCTATTGATCATCAAGTTGAACAAGTTATTAACGGCATTTATCTTAAGAGACTTAAGCTAGGAGATTACTCCATGAAGTTTAAAGCCCGCCAAGGAGAAAAATTCTTAAAAAATTTAAAAACTTATAAAACGAATCTTAAAAAGATAAAAAAAGAGCCTCCTTATAAACTTTTAGCTAAATTTGATGAACTTATTAATGAAATAGAGGAAAAGAAAAAATAA